The Aggregatilinea lenta genome includes a region encoding these proteins:
- a CDS encoding BTAD domain-containing putative transcriptional regulator, whose amino-acid sequence MTLDRERVSVDVHEFAGLLSGCSLHEHAVDDACDRCAARYHQAVDLYRGAFMAGFSLPDSLEFDEWQRAQRQWLSREYAGLHRRLSDHDAQAQHYERAIVHAQAWLAVDPLHEPAHRQLMRLLAVNGQRSEALRQYHQCVRLLDEELVSLPDDETNQLYHAIQHNRLPQRAEDPVAVVSPTAHVLPPLPALTVGRDRALRDIKHRLGIDGTAMHAVTVIQGWPGVGKSTILALLAHDADVARQFPDGILWASSGETPDISGAIAAWAKALNLGLPGSAPRTEDVSAQITAALRDKRALLIVDDIWQSEHAVPFRVGGQSCALVMTSRLNDVASALAPAAEDIYRLPVLTEPAGLELLRKLTPATVAEYPREARNLVRNLEGLPLAIHVAGRLLHTETIMGWGIKELLADLQTGSALLQAQVPSDMLGVGRETSPTIAALLRRSTDLLDAQTRQRFAYLGLFVPKPATFDLAAMAAAWNVADPKPTVRTLVNRGLLEPTSGGRFQMHALLVVHARALLEEEGNSL is encoded by the coding sequence GTGACGTTGGACCGGGAGCGTGTCTCGGTCGATGTCCACGAGTTTGCCGGGCTGTTGTCCGGTTGCAGCCTTCACGAGCATGCCGTCGACGACGCCTGTGACCGCTGCGCCGCGCGGTATCACCAGGCCGTCGATCTCTATCGCGGCGCCTTCATGGCCGGGTTCAGCCTGCCGGACAGCCTGGAGTTTGACGAATGGCAGCGCGCGCAGCGCCAGTGGCTGAGTCGTGAATACGCGGGCTTGCACCGGCGGCTGTCGGACCATGATGCTCAGGCGCAGCACTACGAGCGCGCCATCGTCCATGCCCAAGCGTGGCTCGCAGTCGATCCGCTGCACGAACCGGCTCACCGTCAGCTTATGCGCCTCCTGGCGGTAAATGGCCAGCGATCAGAAGCCTTGCGCCAGTACCACCAGTGCGTGCGTCTGCTCGATGAAGAGCTGGTATCCCTGCCGGACGACGAAACCAACCAGCTCTACCACGCCATTCAGCATAATCGTCTGCCTCAGAGGGCCGAGGACCCTGTGGCAGTCGTGTCACCTACCGCCCATGTGCTGCCGCCGCTGCCCGCCCTGACCGTCGGTCGGGACCGTGCGCTGCGCGACATCAAGCACCGGCTCGGCATTGACGGCACGGCGATGCACGCCGTCACGGTGATTCAGGGGTGGCCGGGCGTGGGAAAGAGCACGATTCTGGCCTTGCTCGCCCACGATGCGGACGTCGCCCGCCAGTTTCCAGACGGCATTCTCTGGGCGTCTTCAGGCGAAACGCCCGATATTTCGGGCGCGATTGCCGCCTGGGCCAAGGCGCTCAACCTGGGCCTACCCGGATCCGCTCCCAGAACCGAGGACGTGAGCGCTCAAATCACGGCGGCGCTGCGCGACAAGCGCGCGCTGCTGATCGTCGATGACATCTGGCAGAGCGAGCATGCGGTGCCCTTTCGAGTCGGCGGGCAGTCGTGCGCGCTGGTCATGACCAGCCGTTTAAACGACGTAGCCAGTGCACTCGCGCCTGCTGCCGAGGATATCTATCGTTTACCCGTGCTTACCGAACCGGCGGGCCTGGAGTTGCTGCGCAAGCTGACCCCGGCGACCGTCGCAGAATACCCCAGGGAAGCGCGGAACCTCGTGCGCAACCTGGAAGGTCTGCCCCTGGCTATTCACGTGGCGGGCCGTTTGCTCCACACCGAGACGATTATGGGCTGGGGCATCAAGGAGCTGCTGGCCGACCTTCAAACTGGCTCGGCGCTCTTGCAGGCGCAGGTTCCAAGCGACATGCTCGGCGTCGGGCGCGAGACGTCGCCCACCATTGCCGCGCTGCTCCGGCGCAGCACCGATCTGCTCGATGCGCAGACCCGCCAGCGCTTCGCCTATCTCGGCCTGTTTGTTCCCAAACCCGCCACGTTCGATCTGGCCGCGATGGCGGCGGCATGGAACGTGGCCGATCCAAAACCAACGGTACGCACCCTGGTTAATCGCGGGCTGCTTGAGCCGACCAGCGGTGGGCGCTTCCAGATGCACGCACTGCTTGTGGTGCACGCGCGCGCGCTGTTGGAAGAAGAAGGAAACAGCCTGTGA
- a CDS encoding cobalamin B12-binding domain-containing protein, with the protein MDETIQQIFDGVVAGKRNDVLAAIHTALDAGVPVENIINEGMIPAMGEVGRRFENGDYYIPEMLVAARAMQAGMSEVKPLLSTANIKEAGTVVVGTVAGDLHDIGKNLVSVMLEGAGFKIIDLGTDVPAEKFVQAVHEHNPDIIALSALLTTTMLNLGRVQEALQAANVRDQVKLLVGGAPVTDRFAKEIGADGYAPDASRAVAVAKSLVS; encoded by the coding sequence ATGGACGAAACGATCCAACAGATTTTTGATGGTGTGGTTGCGGGCAAGCGCAATGATGTGCTGGCTGCCATTCACACTGCGCTTGACGCGGGCGTTCCCGTGGAAAATATTATCAACGAAGGCATGATCCCGGCGATGGGCGAAGTCGGTCGCCGCTTCGAAAACGGCGACTACTACATCCCGGAAATGCTAGTGGCCGCACGTGCCATGCAAGCGGGTATGAGTGAGGTCAAACCGCTGCTTAGCACTGCGAACATTAAAGAGGCAGGAACAGTGGTCGTCGGCACGGTCGCAGGCGACTTACACGACATCGGAAAAAACCTGGTAAGCGTTATGTTGGAAGGCGCTGGATTCAAGATCATCGATTTGGGGACAGACGTTCCTGCCGAAAAGTTCGTGCAGGCGGTCCACGAACACAATCCGGACATCATCGCCCTGTCGGCTTTGCTCACCACGACGATGCTCAATCTCGGCAGGGTACAGGAGGCGCTCCAGGCAGCGAACGTGCGAGATCAGGTCAAGTTGTTGGTCGGGGGCGCGCCCGTAACAGATCGTTTCGCCAAAGAGATCGGCGCGGACGGGTATGCGCCCGACGCAAGCCGGGCAGTCGCGGTTGCGAAGTCGCTGGTATCGTGA
- a CDS encoding ATP-binding cassette domain-containing protein — MSPPPLLELRGVCKRYGPVEALSGVDFKINPHEIIGLLGDNGAGKSTLIKLMSGVAQADEGTILANGKEVTLNSRRESERLGIETIYQDTALVDTMSITRNIFMGRELTNSIGLMQHGKMHAIALDVLKSAVHIGGIEDPRQMVGELSGGQKQAVAIARAVYFKRLMLLLDEPTSALAVRATEALLQYIRELKGEGVSSVLVTHNLYHAFQVCDRFVVMSHGKKMCDVPKEEMTLEELTECVVMA; from the coding sequence ATCAGTCCACCTCCGCTGCTCGAGCTGCGCGGCGTCTGCAAGCGTTACGGCCCGGTGGAGGCGCTGAGCGGTGTTGACTTCAAGATCAACCCACACGAGATCATCGGGCTGCTCGGCGACAATGGGGCGGGTAAGTCCACCCTGATCAAGCTGATGTCCGGCGTGGCGCAAGCCGACGAAGGGACGATCCTGGCGAACGGCAAAGAGGTCACACTGAATTCGCGCCGTGAGTCCGAGCGCCTAGGGATCGAGACCATCTACCAGGACACTGCCCTGGTAGATACCATGTCTATCACACGCAACATATTCATGGGCCGCGAACTGACCAACTCCATCGGCCTGATGCAACACGGCAAAATGCACGCCATCGCGCTGGACGTGCTGAAAAGCGCCGTCCACATCGGCGGGATCGAAGACCCACGCCAGATGGTCGGCGAACTATCCGGTGGGCAGAAGCAGGCAGTCGCGATTGCCCGTGCTGTCTACTTCAAGCGACTGATGCTGCTGCTGGACGAGCCGACAAGCGCGCTGGCCGTCCGAGCCACTGAGGCACTGTTGCAGTACATCCGCGAGCTAAAAGGAGAGGGCGTCTCGAGCGTGCTGGTCACGCACAATCTCTATCACGCTTTTCAGGTATGCGACCGCTTCGTGGTGATGAGTCACGGCAAAAAGATGTGTGACGTCCCGAAAGAAGAGATGACACTCGAAGAACTGACTGAATGCGTCGTGATGGCCTAA
- a CDS encoding ABC transporter permease has protein sequence MTRFLQRNKDAAIDILILFLLVQLGSVIYALISPDSFRYLTEANVSVMLKAIPNLGVIALGVGVLMIAGEFDLSVGAIYTFAGIVVAKQVEGGMSPYLAAPIGLSIGVLMGLLNGFITIRFGIPSFIATLGTMLFWQGMTLFYHGARAMRFRPGETFQNLMAGNIGLLQAQFIWFVVLSLLFYALLHHHKLGNHFYAVGGNKRAATVIGINPNRVKMIAFGLTGFCAALAGILAASRVGSIQPGQGSGLELQAIAACVIGGVALNGGRGTILGIFLGAALIYTIQDILLLLRAPGFYLDIFVGMLIVGAAVFNEAVRRRSHA, from the coding sequence ATGACCCGATTTCTGCAGCGCAACAAGGACGCTGCGATCGACATCCTGATACTGTTCCTTCTGGTGCAGCTCGGCAGCGTAATTTACGCCCTGATCAGTCCCGATAGTTTCCGCTACCTAACGGAAGCAAACGTCTCGGTGATGCTGAAGGCCATTCCGAATCTGGGCGTGATCGCGCTGGGGGTCGGGGTCCTGATGATCGCAGGCGAATTCGACCTTTCGGTGGGAGCGATTTACACCTTCGCGGGCATCGTGGTGGCTAAGCAAGTCGAGGGCGGCATGTCGCCCTATCTGGCCGCACCGATTGGACTGTCAATTGGCGTGCTGATGGGCCTGCTCAATGGGTTCATCACGATTCGTTTTGGCATCCCATCGTTCATCGCCACACTGGGCACCATGCTGTTCTGGCAGGGCATGACGCTGTTCTATCATGGTGCGCGCGCGATGCGCTTCCGGCCCGGCGAGACGTTCCAGAACCTCATGGCGGGCAACATCGGGCTGCTGCAAGCGCAGTTTATCTGGTTTGTCGTGTTATCCCTGCTGTTTTATGCCCTGCTGCACCACCATAAACTCGGCAATCACTTCTACGCCGTCGGCGGCAACAAGCGTGCGGCGACGGTAATCGGGATTAATCCGAACCGGGTCAAGATGATTGCCTTCGGCCTGACCGGGTTTTGCGCCGCGCTGGCGGGCATTCTGGCTGCTTCCCGCGTGGGCAGCATCCAGCCTGGCCAGGGTTCAGGCCTTGAGCTTCAAGCAATTGCAGCTTGTGTTATAGGCGGCGTGGCTCTGAACGGCGGGCGGGGCACCATCCTGGGCATTTTTCTCGGCGCGGCTCTGATCTACACCATCCAGGACATCCTGCTGCTGCTGCGCGCGCCGGGGTTCTACCTGGACATTTTTGTTGGCATGCTCATCGTCGGGGCGGCAGTGTTCAACGAAGCAGTGCGGAGGCGGAGCCATGCCTAA
- a CDS encoding substrate-binding domain-containing protein encodes MKTLIRLITLVTLVAVLAGLPIARNAAAQDDPLKITFIVYADASVEFFVPVVQGAEDAAELFGVDLDVQYGNSDPVQQNDLIESAIVNEVDGIAVSIQDNDAFDEVVCKAIDAGIAVVSFNVDDAEGAAGNCRMAFMGQNFVDTGYLIASHMIEEHGLKEGDHVFVPVEAPEAVYAQLRFEGVKKALDEAGITSELVGTGFNLADAQTTEAQYLLGHPETDAIIGLGSVNLSVAPMAVQEAGMDIPMGGYDLTDDIIAGIEDGVITATVDQQPYSQGFYAVTQLVLYLEYGLYPSDMDTGGLGLVDASNVATVKELVGTIR; translated from the coding sequence ATGAAAACCCTTATTCGCCTGATAACCCTCGTTACTCTGGTCGCGGTCCTGGCAGGCTTGCCGATAGCGCGCAACGCCGCCGCTCAAGACGACCCGCTCAAGATCACCTTCATCGTGTACGCCGACGCCAGTGTCGAGTTCTTCGTCCCCGTCGTGCAGGGCGCTGAGGATGCCGCCGAGCTGTTCGGCGTGGATCTGGACGTGCAGTATGGCAACAGCGATCCGGTCCAGCAGAATGACCTGATCGAGTCAGCCATCGTCAACGAAGTGGACGGCATCGCAGTGTCAATCCAGGACAACGATGCCTTCGACGAAGTGGTTTGCAAGGCAATCGACGCCGGGATCGCGGTGGTTTCGTTTAACGTAGACGACGCTGAAGGCGCGGCGGGGAACTGCCGTATGGCGTTCATGGGCCAGAACTTCGTGGACACCGGCTACCTGATCGCATCGCACATGATCGAGGAACATGGCCTGAAAGAGGGCGATCACGTGTTCGTGCCCGTGGAAGCGCCCGAAGCGGTCTATGCACAACTGCGGTTTGAAGGCGTGAAGAAGGCCCTGGACGAAGCGGGTATCACCTCCGAACTGGTCGGGACCGGCTTCAACCTGGCCGACGCGCAGACCACCGAAGCGCAGTACCTGCTCGGCCATCCTGAGACAGATGCCATCATCGGCCTCGGTTCGGTCAACCTGAGTGTCGCGCCGATGGCGGTGCAAGAAGCAGGGATGGACATCCCGATGGGTGGCTATGACCTGACCGACGACATCATCGCTGGGATCGAAGACGGCGTCATCACGGCGACCGTGGACCAGCAGCCCTATTCGCAGGGCTTCTATGCGGTGACCCAGTTAGTGCTGTACCTGGAATACGGGTTGTACCCGTCAGATATGGATACGGGCGGCCTGGGCCTGGTGGACGCGAGCAACGTCGCGACCGTCAAGGAACTGGTGGGAACCATCCGCTAA
- a CDS encoding uroporphyrinogen decarboxylase family protein, with amino-acid sequence MNLRERFLEVMAFNTDVHSIKWEFGYWGEVMDRWYAEGLPKVNPPEIETAIRTPTSTLYTPAWNCVDGDKLPKGIAVMAGGLYWPTQGFPIDRDVRSYFGMDHTQVLIDVNLLFHPMFEVQVLEDNAQYFVTRDVDGVQRRFIKATQTMPSGEKYPLTDRASWEKLKEERINFDDIKGRFPKDWAKLVDDYKNRDYPLAIGGYPHGFFGTLANLMGYDTLFYNYIDDPDLIHDVVNTFTELWIAIYSEVFTYVKPDLVQIWEDISYGSGPMVSPATIREFMLPYYKRFTGFLRSEGIDIIFVDTDGYCHDIIPLFIEGGATGIYPFETHAGMDIVKVRKDFPQLQMMGGIPKSQIGLGPQAIDEFLKPVAEVLKTGGYIPYGDHFIPPDVSWDGFKYYRTRLNELIDSYGD; translated from the coding sequence ATGAACCTACGAGAACGCTTCCTGGAAGTTATGGCCTTTAACACAGACGTCCACAGCATCAAGTGGGAGTTCGGTTACTGGGGCGAGGTCATGGATCGCTGGTATGCGGAAGGGCTGCCCAAGGTCAATCCGCCCGAGATCGAGACGGCGATACGCACCCCCACCTCGACGCTCTACACCCCGGCCTGGAACTGTGTTGATGGCGATAAGCTGCCCAAGGGTATTGCCGTCATGGCCGGTGGGCTGTACTGGCCGACGCAGGGCTTCCCGATTGACCGGGATGTGCGCAGCTATTTTGGCATGGATCACACGCAGGTGCTCATCGACGTGAACCTGCTGTTCCACCCCATGTTTGAGGTGCAGGTCCTGGAAGATAACGCGCAATACTTCGTCACGCGCGACGTGGACGGCGTCCAGCGACGTTTCATCAAGGCGACGCAGACGATGCCCTCCGGCGAGAAGTACCCGCTCACCGACCGCGCCAGTTGGGAGAAGCTCAAGGAAGAGCGCATCAACTTTGACGACATAAAAGGGCGCTTCCCCAAGGACTGGGCCAAGCTGGTCGACGACTACAAGAATCGCGACTACCCGCTGGCGATTGGCGGCTACCCGCACGGGTTCTTCGGCACGTTGGCGAACCTGATGGGTTATGACACGCTGTTCTATAACTACATTGACGACCCCGACCTGATCCACGACGTCGTCAACACCTTTACCGAGTTGTGGATCGCGATTTACTCCGAAGTATTTACCTACGTCAAACCCGATCTCGTCCAGATCTGGGAAGATATTTCGTACGGCAGCGGGCCGATGGTCTCGCCCGCGACCATCCGCGAGTTCATGCTGCCCTACTACAAGCGCTTCACCGGCTTCCTGCGCAGTGAAGGCATCGACATCATCTTCGTGGACACCGACGGCTACTGCCACGACATCATCCCGCTGTTCATCGAAGGCGGTGCGACGGGCATCTATCCCTTCGAAACGCACGCCGGGATGGACATCGTCAAGGTGCGCAAGGATTTCCCGCAGCTTCAAATGATGGGCGGCATCCCCAAGTCCCAAATCGGGCTTGGCCCACAGGCCATCGACGAGTTTCTGAAGCCAGTGGCAGAAGTGTTAAAGACCGGCGGCTACATCCCCTACGGCGACCACTTTATCCCGCCGGATGTTTCATGGGACGGCTTTAAGTACTACCGGACCCGCCTGAACGAGCTAATCGATAGTTACGGCGACTGA
- a CDS encoding sugar phosphate isomerase/epimerase family protein, with translation MKPQTFEVKNEKIKSAFQALKQEHPERLQQRLNLSWSNWGFGIESLDDSAARLEKAGIRTIELHGNHYGPDLGYKVDETLKVLSDHGITVAGVCGMFGDDNDLSSNRAIQRQAAIDYLKREVPFTAAVGGSYILVVPGAVGRPEKYDDAEFERSAATLRSVADLFTQHNVKAAIEPIRSAEVSLVRSVADAKAYIDAVDHPGVQHINADIYHMQVEESHIGEALVNAGEQLINLHLADSNRLALGWGAMDLDTIIMALYVIGFNQAGHYCTPEPLGPGGAPYPAMYGKPDKKTLDDMVLQTARYFREREDELLA, from the coding sequence ATGAAACCACAGACGTTTGAAGTGAAGAACGAGAAGATCAAATCCGCTTTCCAGGCGCTCAAGCAGGAGCACCCGGAGCGTCTGCAGCAGCGGCTCAACCTGTCGTGGAGCAATTGGGGCTTCGGCATCGAGTCGCTGGACGACTCGGCGGCGCGGCTGGAGAAGGCGGGCATCCGCACTATCGAGCTGCACGGCAACCACTACGGGCCGGACCTGGGCTACAAGGTCGATGAGACGCTGAAAGTCCTGAGCGATCACGGCATCACCGTGGCGGGCGTATGCGGCATGTTCGGCGACGACAACGACCTGTCGAGCAACCGCGCCATTCAGCGTCAGGCCGCAATCGATTACCTCAAGCGCGAAGTGCCCTTTACGGCGGCGGTCGGCGGCTCGTATATCCTGGTCGTGCCGGGTGCGGTGGGTCGCCCCGAAAAGTACGACGACGCGGAATTCGAGCGCAGCGCCGCGACGCTGCGTTCCGTGGCGGATCTGTTCACGCAGCACAACGTCAAGGCGGCGATCGAGCCGATCCGCTCGGCGGAAGTCAGCCTCGTGCGCAGCGTGGCCGACGCGAAGGCGTACATCGACGCGGTCGATCATCCCGGCGTGCAGCATATCAACGCCGACATCTACCACATGCAGGTCGAGGAGTCGCACATCGGTGAGGCGCTGGTGAACGCGGGCGAGCAGTTGATCAACCTGCATCTGGCCGACAGCAACCGCCTCGCGCTCGGCTGGGGCGCGATGGACCTGGACACGATCATCATGGCGCTGTACGTGATCGGCTTCAATCAGGCCGGGCACTACTGCACGCCGGAACCGCTGGGGCCGGGCGGCGCGCCCTATCCGGCGATGTACGGCAAGCCGGACAAGAAGACGCTCGACGACATGGTGCTGCAGACCGCGCGCTACTTCCGCGAGCGCGAAGACGAACTGCTGGCGTAA
- a CDS encoding LacI family DNA-binding transcriptional regulator encodes MRDVADLVGVSLQTVSAVINDKPGISDDTRARVLEAIRQLGYRPYSVARSLRTRQTRTLALIVSDIANPSFATMASAAENYAHQYGYSLIVYNTHDDIERESSYVRTVAQRWIDGVLFVSAADSMPNLVAFQAAGTPTVAIDRIPEDYDGPSVTLDNIQAGRLAAEHLIALGHTHLATITGPLRLHIVRERRAGFVQTIESHGLSVSECAMAEGDWTCSSGAEAMTRILDSYPQVTAVFCANDRMAIGAMRAIKSAGLRVPEDISVLGIDDIEVAAFQMPSLTTLRQSFAELGTRAVELLLEIIETRQQQSSRIIITPILIKRDSTCPVPVQI; translated from the coding sequence ATGCGAGATGTCGCCGACCTGGTGGGCGTATCGCTGCAAACCGTTTCAGCTGTCATTAATGATAAGCCAGGAATTAGTGACGACACTCGCGCACGTGTTTTGGAAGCCATCAGGCAACTGGGCTACCGGCCCTACTCCGTGGCTCGAAGCCTGCGCACTCGCCAGACCCGCACCCTGGCGCTCATCGTCTCTGACATCGCCAACCCCTCCTTCGCCACGATGGCCAGCGCTGCCGAAAACTACGCGCACCAGTATGGTTATAGCCTGATCGTCTACAACACCCACGATGATATCGAGCGGGAATCCAGCTACGTGCGCACTGTCGCTCAACGCTGGATCGACGGCGTCCTGTTCGTTTCGGCTGCCGACAGCATGCCCAATCTGGTCGCCTTCCAGGCCGCAGGCACCCCCACTGTCGCCATCGACCGTATCCCGGAGGATTACGATGGCCCGTCGGTCACGCTGGACAACATTCAGGCCGGGCGGCTCGCCGCCGAACACCTGATCGCCCTCGGACATACCCATCTTGCAACCATCACCGGCCCGCTGCGCCTGCATATCGTGCGCGAACGCAGGGCGGGATTCGTGCAAACGATCGAGAGCCACGGACTTTCGGTGAGTGAATGCGCAATGGCGGAGGGTGACTGGACGTGCAGCTCTGGCGCGGAAGCGATGACGCGCATTCTGGATAGTTACCCTCAGGTCACCGCCGTTTTCTGCGCCAATGACCGGATGGCGATTGGTGCCATGCGTGCGATCAAGTCAGCCGGACTTCGTGTGCCGGAGGATATCTCCGTCCTGGGTATCGACGACATCGAAGTGGCAGCTTTTCAGATGCCGTCTCTGACCACGCTGCGCCAGTCGTTCGCGGAACTGGGCACGCGTGCCGTCGAACTACTGCTCGAAATCATCGAGACGCGCCAGCAGCAGTCAAGCCGTATCATCATCACCCCGATTCTGATCAAGCGCGATTCTACCTGTCCGGTGCCCGTACAGATCTGA
- a CDS encoding ROK family transcriptional regulator, which yields MAIGRADQNLLKRLNSALILNRLLAESPQSRAALAQVTGLNRSTISSLVSDLVAQQLIREVGFEPASSRGRPGMLLELNPAAGCVVSIEINVDYLWVVLTDFMAHPLWSHRIDVPEGTPHSRFLTLAEDLICRALEAGKAHQLKPLGIGLAVPGIVDTHRGALVYAPNLQWRSVPFRDLWGHKFGVPLYIENDGNASALGEYYFGVAKGCQDFLFLGTGIGLAGGMMLNGELYRGAGGYAGEIGHILVEGGTELCGCGQRGCWETLVGPRAVIRSIVRALDDGMPSLIPQLVGDQLDQITMQVVVTAADRGDQLARSTLASVAHHLGKGVANLINIFNPAMIVLGGSLTLAGDYLLPTISHIIATEAMPEPARMVTLALSSQGMSPCIKGAVALVIDQIVREPAISYT from the coding sequence ATGGCCATAGGCCGGGCTGATCAAAACCTGCTCAAGCGGCTCAACAGCGCGCTCATTTTGAACCGCCTGCTGGCCGAGTCGCCGCAGTCGCGCGCGGCCCTGGCCCAGGTGACGGGGTTGAACCGCAGCACCATCTCCTCGCTGGTGAGTGATCTGGTCGCCCAGCAGTTGATCCGCGAAGTCGGCTTCGAACCCGCGTCTTCGCGCGGTCGCCCCGGCATGCTGTTAGAACTCAACCCGGCGGCGGGCTGCGTCGTCAGTATTGAGATAAACGTCGATTATCTCTGGGTGGTGCTCACCGACTTTATGGCGCACCCTCTTTGGAGCCACCGCATCGACGTCCCCGAAGGCACGCCGCACAGCCGCTTTCTGACGCTGGCCGAAGACCTCATCTGCCGCGCGCTGGAAGCCGGTAAAGCTCACCAGCTCAAGCCGCTTGGCATCGGGCTGGCGGTGCCGGGTATAGTGGATACCCACCGCGGCGCGCTGGTGTACGCGCCGAATCTCCAGTGGCGCAGCGTCCCGTTCCGTGACCTGTGGGGCCACAAATTTGGCGTGCCGCTGTACATCGAAAACGACGGCAACGCGTCCGCCCTGGGCGAATATTACTTCGGGGTGGCGAAAGGCTGCCAGGACTTCCTCTTCCTCGGTACAGGGATCGGCCTGGCAGGCGGCATGATGCTCAACGGCGAGCTGTACCGGGGCGCGGGCGGCTATGCGGGCGAAATCGGCCACATCCTCGTCGAAGGCGGCACCGAGCTATGCGGCTGTGGTCAGCGGGGTTGTTGGGAGACGCTGGTCGGCCCGCGCGCCGTGATCCGCAGCATCGTGCGGGCGCTGGACGACGGCATGCCGTCGCTGATCCCGCAACTGGTCGGCGACCAGCTTGACCAGATCACGATGCAGGTGGTCGTCACTGCTGCCGACCGGGGCGATCAACTGGCCCGCTCCACGCTGGCGAGTGTCGCGCATCACCTGGGCAAAGGCGTCGCCAACCTGATCAACATCTTCAATCCCGCCATGATCGTGCTCGGCGGCTCTCTGACGCTGGCTGGGGATTACCTGCTGCCCACCATCAGCCACATTATCGCCACCGAAGCCATGCCGGAGCCGGCGCGCATGGTGACGCTGGCGCTCTCGTCGCAGGGTATGAGCCCGTGCATCAAAGGCGCGGTCGCGCTGGTGATCGACCAGATCGTGCGCGAACCGGCCATCAGCTACACCTAG